The window TACAAGATGCACCATCACTTATTGCCATGGGCACATTGATGCGTCCGCTTAAGTGAGGAACAAAATGCGAGCCATAAAGGGTTCATTCAGGCTGCAATATTTTACACAAAGACTATTATATTACTTTTGTTAACTATTAGTCAAGGGGATTTTCGCTACACCGTTGGTTTCGGTTAGAGCTCCATTTTAATAATGAGCTTCTTGACGACCCTGTGGACCGAAAAAAGTAGGTCCGGTCGTCAATACAACTCCTTGACGACCCTATGAGTAAAAAAAGTGGTGTCCGGTCGTCAATACAACTCCTTGACGACCCTGCGAGTAAAAAAAAAGAGTCAAGTCCACTATCTTGTGTAAATTCCTATACAATGGTATATCAGCTTATTTTATTTTTGGTGGAATGAAGGGGGTACCCCCTTCATTCCACCAAAAATTTCGCGCTTCGCGTCTATTTTTTAAAAAGGATCTTTTTCCTTTCTTGTTCTTCCGTATAGTCAATCAGGATTGCGCCAATCATTCGAAATGCAGATTGGGTATTGGGGAAAATTCGGATTGACCTTTCCCTTCTACGGACTTCCTGATTCAACCGTTCCAGCGAATTTGTACTTCGGATATATGGGTGGTACTTGGCAGGTTCGTTAAGGAACTGAATGGCATCCTCGAAGCCTTCTTCCAATGTTCTCAGTGTACGCTCAAGTTTAGGATTATCCCCAAACCGGTCTATAAATTCATCCTTAAACCGCCTAGCCTCATCCGCCTCAGCTACATCAAAGATCCTCTTAAGCCCGAATTTCACCTCATCCATTTCTTTTTTGGGCAGATTGGTGAAAATGTTTCTTTTGAAATGAACCAGGCAACGTTGCCAGATGGTTCCCACGAACTCTTTAGCTATGGCGGCTTTCAGGCCTTTGTGTGCGTCAGAAATAACTATTTTGGGGGATTGGAGTCCTCTTTCCTGAAGGTGCTGGAAAAAACTCTGCCATGCTTCAAAACTCTCGGAGTGGGCCACTTTTAAGCCTAAGACATCCCGGTGATTGCCTTCATCAATCGCTGTCGCGATATAAACGGCTTTGGAGACCACGCGGTTATGTTCCCTTACCTTGATATACATCGCATCTGCAAAAATATAAGGATAATATTTAGTGTTAAGAGGCCGGCTGGCCCATTGGCTCACCACCGGGTCAAGCATTTCCGTCAGAGAAGAAACGAAGGATTTTGAAACACTCTCCCCGCATAATTGTTTGACAATATGCTTGACCTTTCGGGTGGATACGCCATTTACAACCATTTCAAGCATAGAGAGGATAAACGCCTGGTCGCATCTTGAATACCTTTCAAAAACGGTTGTCGAAAAGTCTCCACCCCGTGTACGGGGCACCTTCAAGGTAACTTTGCCGATACTGAGTAAAAGATCGCGTTCATAATAACCATTTCGGTAGTCGCGGCGAATTGAATTCCGCTCGTAGGCCCCAGCCTGGAGATACTCGTCCCGCTCCTTTTCCATTACGGCATTCAATACAAGGACAATGGACGCTTTCATCACAGTGTCGATGTTGGAAGCCATTACGGCTTCTTTTAAAACGTCGGTATTTAGGTTAAACTGAATTTGGGTCATCATTAATTCCTCCACATTGTTTTCGTCGCTGATAACATTGTTGACAAAAGGAATTAATTTGACCCTTTTTCTTTTTACACAATTATATGGACTTTATCAAAAAAAGTGGTGTCCGGTCGTCAATACAACTCCTTGACGACCCTGTGAGCCAGAAAAAGCGGTGTCCGGTCGTCAATACAACTTCTTGACGACCCTGTAAGCAAAAAAAGTTTTGTCCGGTCGTCAATATAACTTCTTGACGATCCTGTGAGTAAAAAAAGTGTCTGGTCATCAATATAACATCCTGGCGATTCTATGAGCTAGAAAACCTGATTGGGTCTTCAATAGATTTAAAGAAGCAAAAACCTAAAAATTTGCTACTCAAAATAAGACCATCTACTTAATTTAACCATTTTTAAATTTCTTTCGAGAATCCCCTTTATCCATTTCATGGACAATATCCCGCACCACTTATGCATTACGATGGTTGTAATCTTCTCATCCGGAAATAGAAGCTTAAACTCCTCCACGTGGCGCATAACAGCATCCTCAACATTCTCAGCATGGGCGCATTTTTTGCATATTAATTTCTTCCCCTCCACGTAAACATCAAATGAATCACACGTTTTGCAAACCATTCCGGGTCGAACCTGTTCAAATGTATAAGCGGGGAGCTGTTCAAAAGGGGATTTTTGCATATGCATTGAGTTTAGCTTATCTGCGAGTAACGAATGGTAACCGCTGAGCTTGCCAGTGTTTGTATCAAGTTTTTTAAGATGACGGTTGAGATGGGTGGGAAGAATGATGGGCTTATCGAGAGGTGCATTGTATAAGGTGAATTCGGGGTTGATGAAGACAACAGAGCTGTCCACTTGCATATTGAAGCCTATGCTTTTCAAGAGCTGCCTTATTAGGGTCTCGCACCTGCTTAATTGAAGCAGGGGATCAGAAACTTCCGTATGCGGCTTTATAAATAATTTTTCGTCTTGATAAAAAAATTCTCCTTCAAAATTCTTCACCTCAAAGATGATAATCCCGTTTGGAAAAATAATCAATGTGTCGATTTGAAATGTCCTGCCGTTAAACTGCAGTAATAAATCATTCAAAATAATACAGTCGCAGGTAAGCAATTCGGTTCGCTCATCAAACATCAACTCTCCTTCATAGCCCTTCTTCAGGTTGATATATTGGTGTTTGAAGTCTTCTGGCAATTCCATCCGTCTGTCCAAATAGCGGAGGATTCGCAGTTCTCTTGATTCGATCCTTGCTTTTTTTATCATGGGACACTCCCTTTTCAATAGAAAAATTAGTACAAGTCTATTATAAAAAAACCTACCTCATTATCCCAGTACTCATAGTAAATAATTTTGTACGCATGTTTTTGCTTTCAAAATTGGAGGGGATATCATATGCTAGAAGCATAATATGTAAGCGTTTTCAAAGTTGAGGGGGGAGAAAAACATGGAAGAGAAAGAATTACAGCTTGAAACGAGGATGATTCATTCAGGTTATGAGCCAAAGGACCATCATGGCAGCCTTGTGCCGCCACTTTTTCAGACTTCGACATTTGTTTTTGACAATGCAGCACAGGGAGAAAGGCGATTTGCGGGAAATGAGGATGGCTATATTTACACGCGATTGGGAAACCCAACCATTAGCATTCTTGAAAAAAGGATTGCGGAGCTTGAAGGAGCCGAAGCGGCACTGGCCTTTTCCTCCGGTATGGCTGCCGTATCTGCGATTCTCTTTTCTATTGTAAAATCGGGAGACCATATTTTGTGTTCTCCAGGAGTATATGGCTGCACATTCGGCCTCTTGCAGCTCATGCAGGATCGGTTCGGAGTCACTCACAGCTTCTCACCTATGGATAATGCCAACCAAGTTGAACAAGCGATTCAGCCGAATACAACCTGCATCTTTATAGAAACTCCTATCAATCCAACAATGAAGCTTGTTGATCTTGAGATGGTTGCCAACATTGCAAACGGCAAAGGGATTCCAGTTGTAGTTGACAATACATTTTCCTCGCCGTATCTGCAAAACCCGCTGGCGTTGGGTTGCGATGTAACGCTTCACAGTGCGACAAAATACATTTGTGGACATGGTGATGTTATTGCTGGTGTCGCAGCAGGCAAAGCTGATTTTATGAAAAGGGTAGCCATGGCGGCACAGAAGGATGTTGGAGGCGTCATGTCGCCGTTTGATGCATGGCTTTTGCTCAGGGGCATAAAGACTCTTGCTGTAAGGATGGACCGGCATTGTGAGAATACAGAGCATATTTTTGCTTTTTTGAAAAATCACCCTAAAGTTTCAAAGATTTTTTATCCGGGAGATCCGGAGCATGAAGATTACCATATTGCAAAAAAACAAATGAAGAAACCAGGTGCTCTCATTTCATTTGAAATTGAAGGAACAAAGGAGACAGCCCAAAGATTTCTTGATGAGCTGAAATTGATAAAAATTGCCGTCTCTTTAGGGGATGCCGAAACACTTGCACAGCATCCTGCAACAATGACTCATTCAGCAGTACCGGAGGATGAACGGTTAAGGATGGGGATCAGGGACAATCTGATAAGGCTATCCGTTGGGCTTGAAGCATGGGTTGATATCAAAAATGACCTTGAGCAGGCCCTGGAGAAACTATAAGAAAAAAAGCCGGACAACTGATTGTCCCGGCTTTTCTCCTATAGATATTTTACTAATACAGCTACAAACTCTTCCAGCTTTTCCTGGTCGAGTGCATCGAATCTGTTTTTCTCTGGAGAATCAATGTCCAGAACACCTAGAAGCTGTCCATCCTTGACCAGTGGTACGACAATTTCCGATTGCGAGGCGGCATCGCAGGCAATGTGACCTGGGAACAAATGCACATCTTCCACCCGGACTGTTTCCAGTTTTGCTGCCGAGGTACCGCAAACCCCTTTGCCAAAAGGAATTCTTACGCAGGCAGGGAGCCCTTGAAATGGCCCGAGTACTAGTTCGCTATCCCCATCAACCAGATAAAATCCGACCCAATTGATGCGGTCAAGGAATTGATTTAGAAGGGAGGAGGCATTGCTTAAATTGGCAATTGCGTTTTTCTCCCCTTCAAGCAAAGCTTGTAATTGCTTTATGACAAGGCTGTAATTTTCTTCTCGACTGCCTTTGTACATTTCGACATTAAACATTCTCATTCCCCTTTCTTCGTAAAGCTATTTAAACAATTTTATCAGATATTGTACATCTTGGGCAGAAACTGTCGATATTTTTTAAAAGGAAATTAAGAGGAAAGAGAGAAACTATACAAGAGTGTTCCTTTGTCAAAATCGGGGCACAGGGGAGGCTTGTGATGAGGAAAAACAAAAAGGAAGCCATTGTTCTTGCCGCTGTGTCACTTTTTAATACAAAAGGATTTGCAGGTACATCAATTCGCGACATCGCAGCCAAGGCCGGTGTTAATCCGGCAAACATTGCGTATTATTTTGATAACAAACATGGGCTGCTGGAATACTGCTTAACTACTTATTTCGAACTATACCTTGCTCAAATTGAGGAGGCGATGTCCCTGCTCGATTTTGGCGCCAGTGTGTGCCTTAAAAAAGTAATGGAAAACCTGATGTATTTCCAATGTGCCAACACCCAGATGTCCCGCTTCATTGTAAGGGAAATGTCGCTTGATTCGCAGACAGTCAGGGAAATCATGTCTACGTATTACCAAAAAGAAAAGTATTATTTTCAGGCAATTCTGGAACGGGGAATGAAGGATGGTGCTTTCCGGAAACTGGCGGTTCCTTATGCGATCATTCAAATAAAAGGGCTGTTGACGATGCCATTTTTAAATCCTCATTATATTACCGAAGTTCTCCATGTTTTTCCTCATGAACGTTATTTTGCAGACAAATACCTGGATCAGCTTTTCGATTGGGTGGATGGTTCTCTCCTCGTAACGGATCAAGCAACCATTGCAATTTAATATAGAATTAGCAAACATCCGGGAAATTTTCCCGGATGTTTTTTGTTAGGTCGGCTTTAAGTTGTATTTCCACCCGCAAGAACAGAAAACATCATATATTTGCCTTGTAAATCATTTGCATTTCCATCGTCAATGTAGTTGAATGAACATAGCTCTTAATGAGCGCATTTTAGCCATAAGAGGCGAAAATGCGCTTTTTCAACTAAAAAAGCCAAGTTTTTTGAAAAAAAATGAAATTCCACGTCAAAAAATGTCGCTTCCATGGTATCATAAAGGCATTAAATTACGTATAATTGCACTTTTACATAAGTAAGTATCTGTCTTTGATTGATGAAACAGGGGGATATTATGGAAATTATTATTGGAGTTATTTTCCTTGCGATTGCATTGTTTATTATAGGTTATTTTATTAAAAGAAAACACTTTAAAGAGATAGACAGGCTTGAGGCCTGGAAGCTAGATATTATGGACAGGCCTGTCCTGGCGGAGATGTCAAGGGTCAAGCAGCTGAACATGACAGGCCAGACGGAAGAATTGTTTGAACGCTGGCGCAATGAATGGGATGAGATTGTCACTGTCAAGCTTCCTGAAGTGGAAGAAATGCTTTTCGATGGCGAGGAATACATAGATAAGTACCGCTTTGGAAAGGCAAAGGAAGTTCAGCGTGAAATAACAGCGGTTCTCGAAG is drawn from Bacillus sp. FJAT-18017 and contains these coding sequences:
- a CDS encoding IS256 family transposase; protein product: MTQIQFNLNTDVLKEAVMASNIDTVMKASIVLVLNAVMEKERDEYLQAGAYERNSIRRDYRNGYYERDLLLSIGKVTLKVPRTRGGDFSTTVFERYSRCDQAFILSMLEMVVNGVSTRKVKHIVKQLCGESVSKSFVSSLTEMLDPVVSQWASRPLNTKYYPYIFADAMYIKVREHNRVVSKAVYIATAIDEGNHRDVLGLKVAHSESFEAWQSFFQHLQERGLQSPKIVISDAHKGLKAAIAKEFVGTIWQRCLVHFKRNIFTNLPKKEMDEVKFGLKRIFDVAEADEARRFKDEFIDRFGDNPKLERTLRTLEEGFEDAIQFLNEPAKYHPYIRSTNSLERLNQEVRRRERSIRIFPNTQSAFRMIGAILIDYTEEQERKKILFKK
- the refZ gene encoding forespore capture DNA-binding protein RefZ; protein product: MRKNKKEAIVLAAVSLFNTKGFAGTSIRDIAAKAGVNPANIAYYFDNKHGLLEYCLTTYFELYLAQIEEAMSLLDFGASVCLKKVMENLMYFQCANTQMSRFIVREMSLDSQTVREIMSTYYQKEKYYFQAILERGMKDGAFRKLAVPYAIIQIKGLLTMPFLNPHYITEVLHVFPHERYFADKYLDQLFDWVDGSLLVTDQATIAI
- the megL gene encoding methionine gamma-lyase, coding for MEEKELQLETRMIHSGYEPKDHHGSLVPPLFQTSTFVFDNAAQGERRFAGNEDGYIYTRLGNPTISILEKRIAELEGAEAALAFSSGMAAVSAILFSIVKSGDHILCSPGVYGCTFGLLQLMQDRFGVTHSFSPMDNANQVEQAIQPNTTCIFIETPINPTMKLVDLEMVANIANGKGIPVVVDNTFSSPYLQNPLALGCDVTLHSATKYICGHGDVIAGVAAGKADFMKRVAMAAQKDVGGVMSPFDAWLLLRGIKTLAVRMDRHCENTEHIFAFLKNHPKVSKIFYPGDPEHEDYHIAKKQMKKPGALISFEIEGTKETAQRFLDELKLIKIAVSLGDAETLAQHPATMTHSAVPEDERLRMGIRDNLIRLSVGLEAWVDIKNDLEQALEKL
- a CDS encoding GAF domain-containing protein, giving the protein MFNVEMYKGSREENYSLVIKQLQALLEGEKNAIANLSNASSLLNQFLDRINWVGFYLVDGDSELVLGPFQGLPACVRIPFGKGVCGTSAAKLETVRVEDVHLFPGHIACDAASQSEIVVPLVKDGQLLGVLDIDSPEKNRFDALDQEKLEEFVAVLVKYL
- a CDS encoding nuclease-related domain-containing protein, whose translation is MELPEDFKHQYINLKKGYEGELMFDERTELLTCDCIILNDLLLQFNGRTFQIDTLIIFPNGIIIFEVKNFEGEFFYQDEKLFIKPHTEVSDPLLQLSRCETLIRQLLKSIGFNMQVDSSVVFINPEFTLYNAPLDKPIILPTHLNRHLKKLDTNTGKLSGYHSLLADKLNSMHMQKSPFEQLPAYTFEQVRPGMVCKTCDSFDVYVEGKKLICKKCAHAENVEDAVMRHVEEFKLLFPDEKITTIVMHKWCGILSMKWIKGILERNLKMVKLSRWSYFE